AACTATAGCTTTCCAGTGAGTTCAGAGATTTGTTCTAGTTCCTACAAGAAACAAGACATGtaagtaaaatgcttagaactgCGCTTAGCACATAGGGTGCACTCAAAAAAGGGCCACATTGTATAGCTGTACTAGGGAGTGTCATTCACAGACCACCACATTAGGGTAACAGCAATAACAATGTAAGACTCAATTAGTTGCATGAAATTACCTTTTTTATGGTTTACTTGCCAAAGATACTCTTGACTCAGCTTCTACAACATACTATTCCAAACAGAACAGATCAAGGGAAAGGCtacttttcagaaaaaatttaaaacaaaacagcccAGGCAGTAATCGTGTCTAGAGACTCAGTGAACTGGAATTCATGACTCCAACTACTTATCCGCACCATGGCTAAGCCATCTGAGGTCCGCCTGGGTTTCATTTTCCTTCAACAGCACCTGTCTTCTTTCCCGCAAATGGAAGACGTGTCAGGCAGGATTTGACTAACTCGGGGGTAAAATCACAACACCAaatatttgagaaacaaaataacGTCTTAGGAACTAACACTCTCCATTGTTGAGGTATAGACAATCTAGAGTAGATGAGTAACACTAGTATACTCTCCATCGCAAGATCTTAAGGCACTTGGAGACGTCAGGGTAGACCAATTTCCTAATTAGCTATGTGCCTGGGTCATAATTCTTCCTACTTCAAAattacaataaagtatttttatgacAGGACAGTGTGCTGTCATTGATTCTATTAGTTCCTGCACTCCTCCCCAGCAGAAGGTAAGATGTTTGAAGTCTGTCAGGCATTTTAAGGACAACATGGGGAAAAACTGCCCACTTCCTTGGAAGATCCTATTTATAGGGGagaattttacatatacatgtctGGACAACACGACTAGTAATCAGATCAGTCTACAACcacaggcatttttatttttgtgatcaATGCGGAGAATTTAGCAACTTTTTCATTTATAGTCCCTGTTCGGGaggggccacacagcaggaggtgagcagtgagTGAGGGgccaaagcttcatctgctgctccccactgctcgcattactgcctgaatgcctccccacctccccatccccgacccccggccgtggaaaaactgtcttccatgaaaccagtccctggtgccaaaaaggttggggactgctgtttaTAGGGAGTATGGAATCCGGCCACGCTCATTTCAAAGATTCATTCTTAATACAGATGAAAGCTAACATCTTTGTAACATGACcacataatttatcatccaaGTTGGGGCacttttgaaagtgaaaggagATGCTGCTAATAATTGTACTGGGACAACAGGTATTAATCAGAACATGGGGAGTGTGTAGTCATGTAAATTCACAGTAAAAATAGATTGGcaattaagatggtaaattttataacattttttaacacaaacacatacacacataaataaattagCCAAGAATCTTtcctataaaacaaaaatctacattttcccCTTAAAGTAAAGGAGATTCACTTAATTTTGGGAGTCTTGGGAAGTCAATATCCAAATTCAAtagaatgttttcttttaggatgaGAATTTATCAAGTACCACATGAAGCCTTCATACATGAACTCCTGAAAGTTAGACGTGCAAGATAAGAGGACTAATGTTGGTATTCCTAACCCAGTAAGCATATACATCCACTATAAATCTTAAAAGGGCTGAAATCTCactaaattaacaaaaatgaCATGGAAGAAATAACATACACTATTTCTTCTGATCTTTGGGAAAGTGACTTATGCTTAATTCTCAGAGCTGTGACATAGAATACTTGGACCTTATTTTTCAATATACACTGTAAGAGAAATTCTATTGGTGGAGATTGGCATTTAGAGGACTCCTAAAACAAGAGATGACAACTAATTTATGATGTCATCCTAAAACCTAACCCAGTCAAATTTCAGGCGCAAGAAGTAATCAAAGAATTTGATGAATCTTAACAATAGTACCACCAGGGGGTACTGGAGGCCAAAAGGGAACAAAGTTGTTCTCCCCAGGATGGCTGAGCCGGGACTATAAACCACTCTTATGCCTTCCTATGGACAAATCACAGTCCTCACTCCACTTCATTTGCTTCCCCAGCTATTGCCGTGTGCCTAGTTGGATATTCTGGCTTTTCTGCCAATTTTTTCCCTGAATGTCTGCCATCCTCCCTGACCACCAGCCCTACCATTTCTATTTCCTATCACCCTACCATTtacctcccttctcctctcctgtaGACATCTGCCAGCCTTACATCTTTCTCTACACATACTTCCTACTCTTCGTACAATTTACATCTTCCAGCAAGAACACCACTGTTTTAAATCAATTATTCCCCAAGTAAAAACATTTTCTATACAGCCTATTCATAGTGATAGGGATAGGAGTTATAATTTAAGTTTGCTTCTATTTCACTAATTTCTGAAAGGTAATTTAGTTCTAtacatgcaaatttaaaaaaaaaaaaaaagaccttcagaagaaaagttaaatgaaGCCTGAGGACAAACACCTGCTAATTTCTCAGTACTCCTTATAAATCCATTTCTGCCCCCGCTGTCAAagctgtgttttaatttttttctttagtctacATTCCACATCCATGCATATCTCCTTTGTTATCTGTCACTTTCACGTATTTGCCATAAACTATTGCTTTCTAGGCCAATGTCAAATTCTTTCATCTCTAAATCtcattgaataaattattttgcagctttaatgagataatttgcataccatacaattcacccacttaaTGTATACAATGGCTTTTAgcatattcagagttgtgcaaccatcaccacaaccaattttagaacattttcaccacctcAATAAGAAACCTGCACGTACTAGCCGTCACTCTTCATTCCACCCAccctcttcccctccaccccagccctaggaaaaaaatcatctattttctgtctatatagatttgcctattctgatgattttatacaaatataatcCTACAATATGTGATCctctgtgactggcttttttcatgTAATACtgatttcaaggttcatccatgttataacaTGTGCCAggacttcattatttttcattgcagaataatatttaattgtatgGACATACTGCCTTTAatttatccaatcatctgttgatgggcatttgggttgtttccacattatGGCTATCATGAGTAATACTGCTTTGAAggtttgtgtacaagtttttctgtgaacatatgtttcatttctcttaggtattGTTATGAGTTGAACTGTATTCCCCCCAAAAAGACATTCTGAAGTTAACCTCCAGTAGCTCAAAATGTGATCTTACTTGGAAATGGGTCTTTATAGAGGTAACCAagctaaaatgaggtcattgTGGTGAGCCCTAGTCCAATAttactggtgtccttataaacgGGAAAATTTGGACAAGAAGTAGAGACACACAGCGAGAACACCAAGTGAAGACTGAGGGTTGCACTGATgtatctacaaaccaaggaatgtTACAGATTTCTGGCAAACACCAGAAAGTGCAAGAGGCAAGAGAGGATTCTCTCTTAGAGCCATTAGGAAGAGCAGGACCCTGCCAATACTTTGATTTAGGActtccagctcccagaactgtgaggcaatCATTATCTGTTTTTCTAAGCCACCCCATTTGGGATACTTTGTTACAGTAGtactaggaaatgaatacagtatGTACCTAGAAGTAGAGCTACTGGATCATAAGGTAACTCTATGTTTCACCATCAAGGAACTGCCAGATTATTTTCCCAAGCAGCTATACCCTTTGATTGTTTTTCAATAAACTATTAATTGTTTCAAAACCTCCCTCAAATATAGAGTCAGCTTTTCCATATGTTACCTTGCCCTCGACTGGTaattctccctccatccccacaaTGGCGGCAGTCTTCTTCACCACCATTTGTTAAACCTTCctatttctttcaaaaaagaaCAGTAACAGATAGTTAAATAACCAACACACGAAAAGAAGGGGGTATCTAGAATAAGCTATGCTTGGGGCTGTGGAATCATCTTAAAGTCCTAAACCTGAAGATAGGAAAAGAGTAAATAGTATTAAACAGCAGGAAACTGCCTTTAAAAGGAGGATTTCCTAGCTGAgatggggaagaaaagaggaTCCTGAAGGAGATGATGGCATTTTATTTAGGGAAGGGAATCTGGCCACAAAGAGATCTAAGTCCCATCTCTGAAAAAAAGGAATTGGCATAAAAAGAGAATACATCTTCTGGCAGAAACTTTGAAATTCTGAAATTCAGTTTCTTGTTGTCCTAAGAGGAGCCTCAAGTTTTCTTCAAACAATAAGGTACTATGATAAATCCAGAAATGATGAAgttatatatagatatttaatcAAATAGCTGACTCTTCTGAACAAGGAAGAATAAAACCCTTTATACAGTTGAGTAAATaagatatatacacaaacacacacatgaacaGATCAAGTCCCATGTCTGGCCAATAAAATTTGTAACAGCCAATAAAGCCTGTAGACTTTAGATTTCTGCACAACGAATGGATGTCAGGTATATGAGTAATGATTTGGCTCTTGGCCATGCTATAAAAATTAGGGGGAGAAAAACACATGCTAAAAGGTTTACATTAAAATCTCATAAAGATCACTTTATTAACAGTAACctattttcacttatttcatgTGCAATGTCAACCGTTTCATTTTTCACAGCctcatatagaaaaataaagcagaatgaaAAGAGAATGTTGGAGAAACACATTCTAATGCCAGTGAGCTAACTGCTGACAGTGACCAACAGACAGGAAAACACCAGACAGAGCAGATCACTCAAAATGCACAACCATCCAAGATTATTTagtgaagggagagaagggaaggagaaaccCCCTGAAGGTGTCACAGTGTAATCACTGGTACCCAAAACTGGTGAGCTCAAGTCCTCAGAAGAgttcatttatttagttcatgTTACTTAAGAGGAAGGTAACAACACAGTACTTTCTAGAACACAACATCAAggacttaaaataaaattaaggctACTGATTATCTCCAATAAGCCatccttttatttcccttctcctGAACTTTCTCCCAATCAATGACTAAGCCTGGTCTGGAAAGAGAAGACTGGAACAAAACAATTATTCAGAAAAGCTAGGTCTGAAAATACAGCAATGATTGTCTAAAGCTGGAAGAATGTGAGCAAAATGAAGTCTATATGATTTTACTTATCTTGAAagactcaaaaaataaatttaaccttGCATACCATTTCTATAGAAATTTCTTCCCTCCCTAGCATCCTCTTACCTGTTACAACAAAAGCCACATAATCTTTTAGACCAGTGGTGCTGAAGTACTTAGAGAAGCCCAAGCAGCAGTACCAGCATCACCTGAAAATGCCTCAGAAATGCACATTATTGGGCCACACCCCAGGCCCTACAGATTGAGAAACTCAAAGGGTGGGGCCCGCAACCAGTGGGGGTCTAAgcactccctccctccaggtgattctgatgcttaaGTTAGAGAATCAATGCTTCAGATAATACGAATGCAAAAGGCCCAGGATTTTTGATTGATAGAATAAAACAATccttaaaagactgaaatcacaAAAGGTAATAGGGAAGGAAAGTCTATTACGTAAACTATGCGTTATTAGCTTAGCAACCATGTCCTTTCTAGATTAAGGCCCAAGTGTAATAGTAGCAACCTTCAGTAAGTAACAGCATAAAGATGGTACcttccttgggcttccctggtggtgcagtggttaagaatccgcctgccaatgtaggggacacgggttcgatccctgctccaggaagatcccacatgccgcagaacaattaagccccgagccacaactattgagcccatgtactgcaactactgaagcccacgcacctagagcccatgctctgcatatcaataagagaagccacggcaatgaggagcctgtgcaccacaacaaagagcagcccctgcttgccgcaactagagaaaacccatgtgcagcaacaaagacccaacacagtgaataaataaataaaaattaattaattaattaaaaaaaaaagatggtaccttccagggacttccctggtggtgcagtggttaataatccacctgccaatgcagggaacacgggttcgatccctgctccaggaagatctcacatactgcggagcaactaagtccgtgcaccacaactactgagcttgcactctacagcctgcgagccacaactattgagcccacgtgccacagctaatgATGCCCGAGCTctgcccgtgctccacaagagaagccactgcaatgagaagcccgtgcagcacaacaaagagtagcccccactcaccgcaactagaggaagcctgcatgcagcaacgaagacccaacgcagccaataaatacataataaataaataaatttatttaaaaaaaaaaaaaaagatggtacctTCAAGATGTTTCAGGAGTGCCCGGCTGCTATTTCCATGAGCAGATATCAGGATGGTTTTACCACTCAATACTTCCGGGGCAATCCTTTCATTCCAATAGGGAAGGAGTCTCTCCAGAACATCCTTTAAGCTCTCGGATCGTGGCAGCTGATCCAAAGGCACGTCGCACACTTTATACCTCCGGTCATTGTAGATTTCATGGTAGTAAGGATGGGACTCATCGATGGGCGGTGGGGTCACATTGTAGCTCCTTCTCCACAGCCTCACTTGTTCCTCGCCGTGATTCAATGCCATCTGCTCCCTGTTGAGACCAATCAAGGCTCCGTAGTGACGCTCATTGAGACGCCAGGAGCTTTCCGTGGGAACCCACTCCTGCCCCAGCTCTTCCAGGATCACCCAGGCTGTGTGGATGGACCGGTTCAGGATGGATGTGAACACGAGATCAAACTCAAAGTTTAGCGCTTTGAGTTGCTTCCCACAGTTCCGAGCCTCCTCCATTCCATCCCTGTTAAGTTTCTGATCCACCCAGCTACAAAAACGGTTCTCTTTATTCCAAGCACCCTCTCCATGTCTTAACATAACCAGTTTGTACTTGGACATACTGGTGGCTGAGCTTCCCTGATGCTTTCCAGTGGGACAGTGTTCAGTGACAGCAGTGCatctagaaagaaaagaagcaaaaagtaTGTTATAGTCTTCATTCAACCGACTACCTGGGAGTGGAAGCACAACTTTTCAACAGCCCGTTTCTAAAATACACTGGAATGATTCCTTGAACAGTTTTGACATCAGACATCTAGCAACTCCATACACACTACGGCACATACAGGCAGAGTCTACAGATAATTAATTACGGGGAACCTAGTTAGTTGACTTAAATTTTCTTATGTCTGGGTGATATGTTAATTGTATGATGTAATACATCAGGACACTTCACTCTAATGGCATGCTACATTTCCACCAGTTACAAAGGCAGTTTTTGCTTACAGAAGAGAGAATTTAATGGAATGAGTTGTAGGTGTCTAAAAGGATGACTTGCAGCTGGGAACTCCCAGCTCCAAGAAACTGATTCAAGATCGAAGGCACCCTTCTCATTCTGTGCTCCCTCTCGTGGAGGGAGAAATATTTACCAGTCTCCTCCTATTATAGAAGTTATTAAACATGTTAATTCAATAAACCACCACATTCATCATATGTAAATCACTGATTGGTGGCAACTAGCTCTTCGATGCCACAGGCTGTATACACCACATACAAGAAAATATAaggttcaacatttaaaaaacattaaagtgATTGAAATCGACATTAACACCCAATATGGTACTTACCTAAATAATCTCTCACCTGCCACAAGATAGAGTTTTTGGCAGGAATAAATCCAGATGCAAAACAAGCTATCAAATTAAGCAGCTGAGAGATGCTGCCTGTAGAAACAGATTACCAGGAGCAGGTCTGTAGGAGTGAGAGGAAGCACACAGATAAGGAGGCCATGTCTCCTCCACCCAACCCTTCAGCTGTCCTACACATGCCAGCCACATCTCAGCAGGCGAAGGCTCTAGTAAAGTGGGACAGGCAACCCTAAAGTGTTTCTGAACTCCCTTAGGGAAGCTGCTGGCCCAAAGATCTGCTGGGCCCACTGTGTACCCTGGAGAATCTGCGGCCTGGCTGCATcagcctgcctctctctccttgCAGGGGACAGATTTACACCAACAATGCTGCTCAGTGTACGTGCCCAGCGCTTTCCACACTGGGGGGTACAGGTTATATGAACAGCAGGGCCTGGTCGTCTGCCATTCTTGGAAACTTCCATTAACTGGAGATTCTCTGTCCCACTTAAACTGTGGTTCACCCACAGTTATATAACAATCCGTGACAAAGTTAACTGGAATTTAGatctaatttcttcctttctttagtaATTGCTACAGATTTTGAATGGGGGGAAAAGTCTTTAAATCAAAGCTTCCAGTTGCAGTGGAAGGCCAACAGAGGACCTGAGGGAGGAAGCAGAATAAGATGATCTGCAAGCGGTTGAAAGGCTCTAGCGGTTATGACTTCCCTTTCTCATCAGGCATCGATCAAGTCTGATGCTTTATTTAGTGCATCAGGTCACTGGAAAAGCCTGGGCTCAGGACACAGGTGAAGGTACCTCACAGAGCCGAGACTGTCTGGAGGGAGAGCAATGCTTCTACCCTCAATCCAGATGGCATCGGGTGGCAGAAGGACAGAGAATGGGATGAAAGACAACTGGGCTGTGTCTGGCTAGGTGACTACTGTGCCTGGAAGCAGAATAATCAGGAAACTAATGAAGTTCAAGCTTCAGGGCCCCTCACTTAAACAAACTTCTTCTAAAGCGCTGGGCGAGACCAAATAATGAACTCAtgtggatgagagagagagagtgtgtgtttaATCAGCAAAAGAAAGACActtctgtattgtttttttttaaaaaagcccagCCCAATCCACTGAGTACTGGAAGCTTCAGGCCCATCAAAAACTGGATCCACGCCCACGCAACATTTACCGCtttgtttttggtggtggtggaggagggggatggagaaaagagaagctaTCAATTGTTCTCTACGTCAGCCCTTACTGTGTCTTGTCAAGCAAGAAGTTCGTTATACTGATGAAGCTACTTTCCCTTCAAATGAAGAAGGTGTGATGGACAAACATTTTAGGCAGAGGCACCTCTCCATCATCTTCTGATTATGAGCTATATGGAGGGAAAAAAGTGCAGCAACAGCATCACGAACACTCAGGCACCTATCACCAAACTTTGCAGTATTTTAATCTGCTCTATCTGCTtacattaagaaataaaacaattcctgtttttttcccctcaacacATATATACTGGAGCAGAGAAGTGCTACAGCCACAAAGACTCTACAAATACATACCCACCCCTTACTCCCCACGGTATAGAGGGCGAATACAGGATAAGGTACCAAAGCATCTACCTCAGGTCAACAGAaagtcccttccctctctcctcctcgcTATTAATTGAACTTTGTCATTTAATTATCTGCTGAATACTCACAAAGGAGCTGTTGAGGTTTATAGTTTGCAACCTTTATGATTTAATCACCGTGGGAGCTCATAGTCAAGTGTTTACCCACAAACAACACTGTAGTCAGTTTCATTTAAAGTTGCAGGCAGATCTGTGAGGAGCAGTGCCCCGTGGGGCTGCACGGGTGGTGGGAACAGTGCTGAACTGCAGGGGAACATATGGACTTCTCTGACAGAAGCACTCACGCACACGGATGAAGCACTTGCATAATCCGGTCTCAGTGAGCTAAGTTCTACCATTCTAGAACTCTTCTGGCAAACAAAGAAAAGCTGGGGCTGCTGAAACCCAAGATTGGAGAGAATGCAAGACCCAGACCAGAAAGAACTTGTGGATTCTGCATTGTTTTTAGAGcaaataagtcttttttttttttaatgtgattatttcAGCTCTTAGACGTTCATATAAAAAATGGAGTAGCTGCTACTTAGCTCCAGCCTATTTCTTTGCAACACTGAGGAACTGGGGTTCTCAATCTTCCAATTCTCAAAAGAACTGTAAATGTGAATTTTATGTGATAACCAATATAAATACTAGCAACTAatttgaagacatttaaaaaatgtgagctACACAAGACATGTCTGAGGGTAGATTGAGTCTGCTAGTGTCTAACCTGTGACTTAACGGGACAGCTCCTCCGGGCCACAGGGGAATGaagagccccacccccactccctggaGCCGGCCAGACCCAAGCCTCCAGGCTCTAACCCCAGCCTTCCTCTGTGGTTGTCCAGCTCACGCTTTCAAAGGACAGACCCTCTACTCCCCACATATGCCAGGCTTCCTTGTCCCTGAACACCCTTCACCAAACCTTTGCCAGTGCCCTGCAGAGTCCCAGCTCTGTAATCAAACTCCTACTCAACTTTGGACTCTTCCGGAATGTTTCCTCCAGCTCTCAACTTTAACCAAGCTGAAAATGAACTGAACACAAAACTATTCCCAGGTGCCTGCTTCTCTCTTTAACAGCTGTGTCGGTGCCTCAcatcctggggcagggacagCTGACGGGCAGTGTCCCGCTCCCTCCCTCTCAATAGTACTTCCTGACTAaatgcctccacccccaccatctTTTGGGCAGGTGGGGGGAGCTTTGATTCTGAGAGTCTTGCAGTATTCAGCTGGAGCTCTCTTGCCCTCATGTATTAGCTACAAACTTCCTGAAAACTGAGTACCCTATTTAAAACCCTCAAATTACTTCCTGTTGATCTTAGGACAAAGCTCAAAATCCTGAATCTGACTGCAaggctttggttttcttttatttccttgaacaTGCCATATTCCTTCTGGCCTCAGGACCTCTGCACAGACTGTCTCCTACACAGAATCCTCACccatcaccccctcccctccactgccACTTCAGTCCCTCCCAGCTTTGGGGACCCACCGGTCATCTTTTAGATCAGCTGTGTCCAATCAAAATGTAATGCAAGCCACATATAATTGCCTTTTTTAAattggtaattttaaattttctaaaaactgTATTGAGCAGcaaaaataggtaaaattttaataatacactTTAACCCTTTAGGTTCGAAAGATTACCATTCCAACATACGATCTATATAAAATTCTCAACGAGgtattctactttctttttttcttagaaagtCTCTGAAACCTGATGTGTAGTTTATACTCAAAGCATGCctcaatttggactagccacatttcaaggacTCCATAGCTACACATGACCAGTGGCTTCTATACTGAATGCTGTAGTTTTAGCACTTGGCTTAAATGTTATTTCCTCTAggctagtggttctcaaactttaatgtccATCAGAATCACCAAGAGAACTGGTTCAAACGGATTGTTGGGCCCCACTTCCACAAGCCTGAATGAGTAGGTCTGGGCTGGGCCTGAGCATCTGTATTTCTAACACGCTTCCAGGTGATGTGACGATGCTGGTTTGAGGATGATGCTTT
The window above is part of the Hippopotamus amphibius kiboko isolate mHipAmp2 chromosome 4, mHipAmp2.hap2, whole genome shotgun sequence genome. Proteins encoded here:
- the BPGM gene encoding bisphosphoglycerate mutase, with product MSKYKLVMLRHGEGAWNKENRFCSWVDQKLNRDGMEEARNCGKQLKALNFEFDLVFTSILNRSIHTAWVILEELGQEWVPTESSWRLNERHYGALIGLNREQMALNHGEEQVRLWRRSYNVTPPPIDESHPYYHEIYNDRRYKVCDVPLDQLPRSESLKDVLERLLPYWNERIAPEVLSGKTILISAHGNSSRALLKHLEGISDEDIINITLPTGVPILLELDENLHAIGPHQFLGDQEAIQAAIKKVEDQGKVKRADK